A single region of the Microcella sp. genome encodes:
- a CDS encoding polyprenyl synthetase family protein — translation MTRLPPLARRSKTLSASLGLGEKLFASSEERRFADAIETGLVEVEEGLLREVSFADDMADVTSRYLLEAGGKRIRPVLTLLTAQLGEGNNEAVITAAQAIEITHLASLYHDDVMDEAEMRRGVPSAQSVWGNSVAILTGDLLFARASKLVAGLGEGAIKLQADTFERLCLGQLHETLGPRLDDDPIEHYLQVLADKTGSLIAAAAQMGVIFSNAPEHFGPPVVAFGEKIGVAFQLIDDVIDLAEPDSDTGKPQGTDLRSGVATLPLLFLRRAALSDGDAAALLARIERHVEVDDSEEELAAAIAELRAHDVTIETLDEARRWADEAVAALSPLPDGPVKLALSKFAEAVVDRST, via the coding sequence TTGACTCGCCTTCCTCCGCTCGCTCGCCGCAGCAAGACGCTCAGCGCGTCACTCGGCCTCGGCGAGAAGCTGTTCGCGTCGAGTGAAGAGCGCCGGTTCGCCGACGCGATCGAGACCGGGCTCGTCGAGGTCGAAGAGGGCCTCTTGCGCGAGGTCTCGTTCGCCGACGACATGGCCGACGTCACCTCGCGCTACCTGCTCGAGGCCGGCGGCAAGCGCATCCGGCCGGTGCTGACGCTGCTGACAGCGCAACTGGGCGAGGGCAACAACGAGGCCGTCATCACGGCGGCGCAAGCGATCGAGATCACCCACTTGGCGTCGCTCTATCACGACGATGTCATGGATGAAGCCGAGATGCGCCGCGGTGTGCCGTCGGCGCAGAGCGTGTGGGGCAACTCGGTGGCGATCCTCACCGGCGACCTGCTGTTCGCTCGGGCGAGCAAGCTCGTGGCCGGCCTCGGCGAGGGTGCCATCAAGCTGCAGGCCGACACGTTCGAGCGGTTGTGCCTCGGGCAGTTGCACGAGACTCTGGGGCCGCGCCTCGATGACGACCCGATCGAGCACTACCTGCAGGTGCTCGCCGACAAGACGGGTTCGCTCATCGCCGCGGCGGCGCAGATGGGTGTCATCTTCTCGAACGCGCCCGAGCACTTCGGGCCCCCGGTGGTGGCGTTCGGCGAGAAGATCGGTGTGGCGTTCCAGCTCATCGATGACGTCATCGACCTCGCCGAGCCTGACTCTGACACGGGCAAGCCGCAAGGAACCGACTTGCGCAGCGGCGTCGCCACCCTGCCGCTGCTGTTCTTGCGTCGTGCCGCGCTGTCTGATGGTGACGCGGCGGCGCTGCTCGCGCGCATCGAGCGGCACGTCGAGGTCGACGACTCTGAAGAAGAGCTTGCGGCGGCGATCGCCGAGCTGCGCGCGCACGATGTGACGATCGAGACGCTCGATGAGGCGCGGCGCTGGGCTGATGAAGCTGTCGCCGCTCTGAGCCCTCTGCCCGATGGGCCGGTGAAGCTGGCGCTGTCGAAGTTCGCCGAAGCGGTCGTCGACCGCAGCACGTAG
- a CDS encoding class I SAM-dependent methyltransferase: MTRADLSKTPREVAAMFDGVARGYDRTNTVLSGGNATLWRIATVRAVDPKRGERILDIAAGTGTSSAALARTGATVIALDFSAGMVDEGRRRHPDLTFVQGDAEKLPFDDDEFDAVTISFGLRNVQHPDVALAEMHRVLKPGGRVVVCEFSRPPMALLRGAYQLYLKHVMPIIAGAASSNPSAYRYLFESIDAWPEQGVLSQWLRAAGFTRVGYRNLSAGVVALHRGHKPADAQVRASRARRRAPRPSSVSGETAE, translated from the coding sequence GTGACGAGGGCCGATCTGTCGAAGACACCGCGCGAGGTCGCGGCGATGTTCGATGGCGTCGCCCGCGGCTACGACCGCACCAACACCGTGCTGTCGGGGGGCAACGCGACGCTCTGGCGCATCGCCACCGTGCGCGCTGTCGACCCGAAGCGGGGTGAGCGCATTCTCGACATCGCCGCCGGAACCGGCACCAGTTCGGCCGCGCTCGCCCGCACGGGAGCAACGGTCATCGCCCTCGACTTCTCGGCAGGCATGGTCGACGAGGGGCGCCGGCGGCACCCCGACCTCACCTTCGTGCAGGGCGATGCCGAGAAGCTTCCGTTCGACGACGACGAGTTCGATGCGGTGACGATCAGCTTCGGGCTGCGCAACGTGCAGCACCCCGACGTGGCCCTGGCCGAGATGCACCGCGTGCTCAAGCCGGGCGGGCGCGTCGTGGTGTGCGAGTTCTCACGACCCCCCATGGCTCTGCTGCGCGGGGCGTACCAGCTCTACCTGAAGCACGTCATGCCGATCATCGCCGGGGCCGCGAGCTCGAACCCTTCGGCCTATCGCTACCTCTTCGAGTCGATTGACGCCTGGCCCGAGCAGGGCGTGCTGAGCCAGTGGCTGCGCGCTGCCGGGTTCACGCGCGTCGGCTACCGCAACCTGTCGGCGGGCGTCGTCGCCCTGCACCGCGGCCACAAGCCGGCCGACGCGCAGGTGCGCGCTTCCCGTGCGCGCCGCCGCGCACCTCGACCTTCGTCCGTTTCCGGCGAGACCGCCGAGTAG
- a CDS encoding isochorismate synthase MenF yields MPDSAATGARLRAVTDVVASHDDLLQFADPAHPLAALRRGDGIVGIGVAALLTFTGPQRLTDAADAWRRLCADADVVDEVHAPGSGLVAFGTFAFADHSSATSVLIVPELIVGRHDGISWLTRIGPSDAVDSSASAAAAAIGERPRATLAAASLSREGFTEVVGRAVDAIRAGRVEKVVIARDAVASIPHDADRRSLLRELADRYPDCVTFAVDGLLGASPETLVSVHAREASARVLAGSTARGASTADDAAVCAELATSQKDLDEHAFAVRSVLDALHPHVRAITASESPFTLKLPNLWHLATDIEMQLGDGASALDLVAALHPTAAVAGSPRDAALELIAELEPFDRGRYAGPVGWIDYDGDGEWVIALRCARVDDDGTLTAYAGAGIVADSDPDSELAETRLKFRPIAEALR; encoded by the coding sequence GTGCCAGATTCTGCCGCGACCGGGGCTCGCCTGCGCGCGGTCACCGACGTGGTGGCATCGCACGACGACCTGCTTCAGTTCGCCGACCCGGCCCACCCGCTCGCGGCCCTGCGGCGCGGCGACGGCATCGTCGGAATCGGCGTCGCCGCCCTTCTCACCTTCACGGGCCCGCAGCGCCTCACCGACGCGGCTGACGCCTGGCGGCGCCTCTGCGCCGACGCCGACGTGGTCGACGAGGTGCATGCTCCGGGCAGCGGGCTCGTGGCATTCGGCACGTTCGCGTTCGCTGACCATTCCAGCGCGACCAGTGTGCTCATCGTTCCTGAACTCATCGTCGGCCGCCATGACGGCATCAGCTGGCTCACGCGCATCGGCCCGTCAGACGCGGTCGACTCGTCAGCCTCGGCCGCCGCTGCTGCGATCGGTGAGCGACCGCGCGCGACCCTCGCCGCCGCATCGCTCAGCCGAGAGGGCTTCACCGAAGTGGTCGGTCGGGCCGTCGACGCTATTCGCGCGGGGCGGGTCGAGAAGGTGGTCATCGCGCGCGATGCCGTGGCGAGCATCCCGCACGATGCCGACCGTCGTTCGCTGCTGCGCGAACTCGCCGACCGCTACCCAGACTGCGTGACGTTCGCCGTCGACGGCCTGCTCGGCGCGAGCCCCGAGACTCTCGTGAGCGTGCACGCTCGCGAGGCGAGTGCGCGAGTGCTCGCGGGCAGCACAGCGCGCGGCGCGAGCACCGCAGACGATGCCGCGGTGTGCGCCGAGCTGGCGACGAGCCAGAAAGATCTCGACGAGCACGCCTTCGCGGTGCGCAGCGTGCTCGACGCGCTGCACCCCCACGTGCGCGCGATCACGGCGAGCGAGTCGCCCTTCACGCTCAAGCTGCCCAACCTGTGGCACCTCGCGACCGACATCGAGATGCAGCTGGGCGATGGCGCGAGCGCACTCGACCTGGTGGCGGCACTGCACCCGACGGCGGCCGTCGCCGGTTCGCCTCGGGATGCTGCGCTCGAGCTCATCGCCGAGCTCGAGCCCTTCGATCGCGGGCGCTACGCCGGCCCCGTCGGGTGGATCGACTACGACGGCGACGGCGAATGGGTCATCGCACTGCGCTGCGCCCGCGTCGACGACGACGGAACGCTGACGGCGTACGCCGGCGCGGGCATCGTCGCCGACTCTGACCCAGACTCTGAGCTGGCCGAGACGCGGCTCAAGTTTCGGCCCATCGCCGAAGCGCTGCGGTAG
- a CDS encoding PPK2 family polyphosphate kinase, translating to MHSLLRAPSELHLDDVDTSATPGFDGGKSEGQAALAAGADRLSELQERLFAASTAGENRRVLLVLQAMDTAGKGGIVRHVVGAVDPQGVQLAAFKKPTPDELAHHFLWRIEQQLPAPGKIGVFDRSHYEDVLIGRVRQLAPADEIEQRYDDIVQFERRLVDSGISIVKVMLHISADEQKARLAERLERPDKHWKYRPGDIDERLLWNDYQRAYELAITRTDADHAPWFIVPADRKWFARLAVQSLLIDALEGIDPQWPVADFDVEVEKARLAAS from the coding sequence ATGCATTCACTGCTGCGTGCCCCCTCTGAGCTGCACCTCGACGACGTCGACACCTCGGCGACACCAGGGTTCGACGGGGGCAAGAGCGAAGGCCAGGCGGCGCTCGCCGCCGGGGCCGATCGCCTCAGCGAGCTGCAAGAGCGACTCTTCGCGGCGAGCACTGCGGGCGAGAACCGGCGCGTGCTGCTCGTGCTGCAGGCGATGGACACCGCGGGCAAGGGTGGCATCGTGCGTCACGTCGTCGGAGCCGTCGACCCGCAAGGGGTGCAGCTCGCGGCGTTCAAGAAGCCGACCCCCGACGAGCTCGCGCACCACTTTCTGTGGCGCATCGAGCAGCAGCTGCCCGCACCAGGCAAGATCGGGGTCTTCGACCGCTCGCACTACGAAGACGTGCTCATCGGCCGGGTTCGACAACTGGCGCCGGCCGACGAGATCGAGCAGCGCTACGACGACATCGTGCAGTTCGAGCGCCGCCTCGTCGACAGCGGCATCAGCATCGTGAAGGTCATGCTGCACATCAGCGCCGATGAGCAGAAGGCTCGACTGGCTGAGCGGCTCGAACGGCCAGACAAGCACTGGAAGTACCGCCCGGGCGACATCGACGAGCGACTGCTGTGGAACGACTACCAGCGCGCCTACGAGCTCGCCATCACCCGCACCGACGCCGACCACGCCCCGTGGTTCATCGTGCCCGCCGACCGCAAGTGGTTCGCGCGCCTCGCCGTGCAGTCGCTGCTCATCGACGCGCTCGAGGGCATCGACCCGCAGTGGCCGGTGGCCGACTTCGACGTCGAGGTCGAGAAGGCGCGCCTCGCGGCGAGCTGA
- the menD gene encoding 2-succinyl-5-enolpyruvyl-6-hydroxy-3-cyclohexene-1-carboxylic-acid synthase: MTPPPTPSADASSPASTFAAALLDGLVHHGVTDIVVSPGSRSQALALAAAARDRAGVVTVHVRIDERVAGFTALGLAVESGRPVAVICTSGTAIANLHPAVLEAHHSGVGIIVLSADRPAELRGIGSNQTTQQPGIFGDLVRADWDVSAPTGDPAEPVAARELAELAVRASVEGPVHVNLAFREPLSGPVTVDPDVTAGSPPRRGEPAEIVVDLRPDDATVVIAGHGAGAAAEQLAVDLGAPLIAEVSSGARFGRHMVAAYRDVLRGPHGDAVGRAIVLGHPTLSREVPQLLERGDVEVIVVRSPGADDYNPGRRARIVDGVRVTAAPDPAVVRRWVGGWVSMSRAVLESEAPEDPAPDLTLAVPGDRGVRAAFAKAELAVLRAPIDRGMLARALWASTWPHDRLVVAASRLIRVADAIVPGKAIRVHANRGLAGIDGTISTATGIALAAARGDHAGTTRVLMGDLAALHDAGALLVALPEGLRVHVFVGNDRGGTIFDELEVADSADPDDFDRVMRTPHAVDFAALAAAGGWAYRRATTRADLDDALTAPEPLLLVEVPLEP; the protein is encoded by the coding sequence ATGACACCCCCGCCGACCCCGAGCGCTGACGCCTCGTCGCCGGCGAGCACCTTCGCGGCGGCTCTGCTCGACGGGCTCGTGCACCACGGTGTGACCGACATCGTCGTCAGCCCCGGCTCGCGGTCTCAAGCACTCGCGCTCGCCGCCGCGGCGCGCGACCGCGCCGGCGTCGTCACGGTGCACGTGCGCATCGACGAGCGCGTCGCCGGGTTCACGGCGCTCGGCCTCGCCGTCGAGAGCGGCCGACCCGTCGCCGTCATCTGCACCTCGGGCACCGCCATCGCCAACCTGCACCCGGCAGTGCTCGAAGCTCACCACTCGGGGGTCGGCATCATCGTGCTGAGTGCCGACCGCCCGGCAGAGCTGCGCGGCATCGGCAGCAACCAGACCACGCAGCAGCCCGGCATCTTCGGCGACCTCGTGCGCGCCGACTGGGATGTCTCGGCGCCCACCGGCGACCCGGCCGAGCCAGTCGCAGCGCGCGAGCTCGCCGAGCTCGCGGTGCGAGCGAGTGTCGAGGGCCCCGTGCACGTCAACCTCGCCTTTCGCGAACCGCTCAGCGGGCCGGTCACTGTCGACCCCGATGTGACAGCCGGCTCGCCGCCGCGTCGCGGAGAACCGGCTGAGATCGTGGTCGATCTGCGCCCAGACGACGCCACCGTCGTCATCGCCGGCCATGGCGCTGGCGCCGCCGCCGAGCAGTTGGCGGTCGACCTCGGCGCACCCCTCATCGCCGAAGTGTCGAGCGGAGCCCGATTCGGCCGCCACATGGTCGCGGCCTACCGAGACGTGCTGCGCGGCCCGCACGGTGACGCCGTCGGTCGGGCCATCGTGCTCGGGCATCCGACCCTGAGCCGCGAAGTGCCGCAACTGCTCGAACGCGGCGACGTCGAGGTCATCGTCGTGCGCTCGCCGGGCGCAGACGACTACAACCCCGGTCGCCGCGCCCGCATCGTCGACGGAGTGCGCGTCACCGCAGCACCCGACCCGGCGGTGGTGCGGCGCTGGGTGGGCGGATGGGTGAGCATGTCGCGCGCCGTGCTCGAGAGCGAGGCGCCCGAAGACCCCGCTCCAGACTTGACGCTCGCCGTGCCGGGCGACCGCGGCGTGCGCGCCGCCTTCGCGAAGGCCGAGCTGGCGGTGCTGCGTGCGCCGATCGACCGAGGGATGCTCGCGCGGGCTCTGTGGGCATCCACCTGGCCCCACGATCGTCTCGTCGTGGCGGCTTCGCGCCTCATCCGCGTCGCCGATGCGATCGTGCCCGGCAAGGCGATTCGCGTGCACGCCAACCGGGGTCTCGCCGGCATCGACGGCACGATCTCGACCGCGACCGGCATCGCGCTCGCGGCCGCACGGGGCGACCATGCCGGCACCACGCGCGTGCTCATGGGCGACCTCGCGGCGCTGCACGACGCCGGTGCCCTGCTCGTCGCACTGCCCGAGGGGCTGCGCGTGCACGTCTTCGTGGGCAACGACCGGGGTGGCACGATCTTCGACGAGCTCGAAGTGGCCGACTCGGCCGACCCCGACGACTTCGACCGCGTCATGCGCACGCCGCACGCGGTCGACTTCGCCGCCCTCGCGGCGGCCGGCGGCTGGGCATACCGGCGTGCGACCACGCGCGCCGACCTCGACGACGCGCTCACGGCGCCCGAGCCACTGCTGCTCGTCGAGGTGCCGCTCGAGCCGTGA
- a CDS encoding PLD nuclease N-terminal domain-containing protein, giving the protein MTRLLIVLIVVAVAFTIYTLVDVLLTERSRVRAFPKALWAVVVTLLPVIGGLLWLFVGKARRSSNPARPVAPDDDPDFLSTLSADEIARRAEQDERLRRLEQELADLDDDTPADPER; this is encoded by the coding sequence ATGACCAGGCTGCTCATCGTGCTCATCGTGGTCGCCGTGGCGTTCACGATCTACACGCTCGTCGATGTGCTGCTGACCGAGCGTTCGCGGGTGCGCGCCTTTCCGAAGGCGCTGTGGGCGGTCGTCGTCACCCTGCTGCCCGTCATCGGCGGTCTGCTGTGGCTCTTCGTCGGCAAGGCACGCCGCTCGAGCAACCCGGCGCGGCCCGTCGCCCCCGACGACGACCCCGACTTCTTGAGCACCCTGAGCGCCGACGAGATCGCTCGACGTGCCGAGCAAGATGAGCGGCTGCGTCGACTCGAGCAAGAACTCGCCGACCTCGACGATGACACCCCCGCCGACCCCGAGCGCTGA
- a CDS encoding DUF4229 domain-containing protein, translated as MSPWILYSLVRLGLFAATFAVLLVLDFDWWWAAIVASIIALTISYIFFARLRDAVAADLHARRTRPAGDPDAAAEDVGGDATRP; from the coding sequence GTGAGCCCCTGGATTCTGTACAGCCTCGTGCGCCTCGGCCTCTTCGCCGCGACGTTCGCCGTGCTGCTCGTGCTCGACTTCGACTGGTGGTGGGCGGCGATCGTGGCGAGCATCATCGCCCTGACCATCTCGTACATCTTCTTCGCGCGCCTGCGCGATGCGGTGGCCGCCGACCTGCACGCCCGCCGCACCCGCCCGGCGGGCGACCCCGACGCCGCGGCAGAAGACGTCGGCGGCGACGCGACGCGACCGTAA
- a CDS encoding thioredoxin family protein encodes MTFRFTVATAAAIALLAGVAGCSAEAEPPMTPPPAATASPPPAPVEGDDESEPAVQPGAYVNYYDGAIAATPGTKALFFHASWCPKCRDLEEDILANTIPDGFTVFKVDYDSATELRQRYGVTVQTTIVYVDDDGNALAKGVLYDDTTLAALIAAAP; translated from the coding sequence ATGACGTTTCGCTTCACTGTCGCCACTGCGGCGGCCATCGCTCTGCTCGCCGGCGTTGCCGGATGCTCCGCCGAGGCCGAGCCGCCCATGACGCCTCCCCCTGCCGCAACGGCGTCGCCTCCGCCCGCCCCCGTCGAGGGCGACGACGAGTCTGAGCCGGCGGTGCAGCCCGGCGCCTACGTCAACTACTACGACGGCGCAATCGCCGCCACTCCGGGAACGAAGGCGCTGTTCTTCCACGCCTCGTGGTGCCCGAAGTGCCGCGATCTCGAAGAAGACATCCTCGCCAACACGATTCCTGACGGATTCACCGTGTTCAAGGTCGACTACGACTCGGCCACCGAGTTGCGCCAGCGGTACGGCGTCACGGTGCAGACGACCATCGTCTACGTCGACGATGACGGCAACGCCCTCGCCAAGGGAGTGCTCTACGACGACACCACGCTGGCGGCCCTCATCGCGGCAGCACCCTAG
- a CDS encoding cytochrome c biogenesis CcdA family protein, giving the protein MEGLIVVSLVAGILTVAAPCVLPLLPVIIGGSIVADDADPRRARWRPYVIVASLAISVVAFTLLLKATTALLGIPTQVWQIISGVIVILLGINLLFPAIWESLSTRLGLGARSNRALDASVQRQSVGGDILTGAALGPVFSSCSPTYALIVATVLPVSFAEGLLYVTLYAIGLAIPLLLVALAGRSAARRLGWLADPRGWFRRTMGVVFVIVGIAVIVGGDKALQTLILDLGWYDPIADLEGVLRGG; this is encoded by the coding sequence ATGGAAGGGCTCATCGTCGTCAGCCTCGTCGCGGGCATCCTCACGGTGGCTGCGCCGTGCGTGCTGCCCCTGCTGCCCGTCATCATCGGCGGCTCGATCGTGGCCGACGACGCCGACCCGCGCCGGGCGCGCTGGAGGCCCTACGTCATCGTGGCCTCGCTCGCGATCAGTGTCGTCGCGTTCACGCTGCTGCTCAAGGCGACGACGGCCCTGCTCGGTATTCCGACGCAGGTCTGGCAGATCATCTCGGGCGTCATCGTCATTCTGCTCGGCATCAACCTGCTGTTTCCGGCGATCTGGGAGTCACTCTCGACACGGCTCGGGCTCGGGGCTCGCAGCAACCGCGCACTCGACGCCTCGGTGCAGCGGCAATCGGTGGGGGGCGACATTCTGACGGGCGCCGCCCTGGGGCCGGTGTTCAGCAGCTGCAGCCCCACCTACGCCCTCATCGTCGCGACCGTGCTGCCGGTGTCGTTCGCCGAAGGCCTGCTCTATGTCACCCTCTACGCGATCGGGCTCGCGATACCCCTGCTGCTCGTCGCGCTCGCCGGGCGCAGCGCCGCACGCAGGCTCGGCTGGCTCGCCGACCCGCGCGGCTGGTTTCGGCGCACGATGGGCGTCGTCTTCGTGATCGTCGGCATCGCGGTCATCGTCGGCGGCGACAAAGCCCTGCAGACCCTGATTCTCGACCTGGGGTGGTATGACCCGATCGCCGACCTCGAAGGCGTGCTGCGCGGTGGTTGA
- a CDS encoding response regulator transcription factor produces the protein MVEPSRRPGSADRPLDGRRVLVVDDDPTLLEIAAAYLSAAGAAVDTAADSVTALQLATQQPPDLVVLDRMIPGVDGITVAHRLRRESSVPIIMLTALAEPEHRIEGLEAGVDDYVAKPFSPRELVLRAEALLRRARAGGEPESDVVLGRLRLDAARRELRLDGTALALTAREYDLLAYLARRPDRTISRDELLADVWGWTIGDVSTITVHVRRLREKLEADAGAPEIIQTVWGVGYRLNSSALDDDAEPSR, from the coding sequence GTGGTTGAGCCGTCGCGACGACCGGGTTCAGCCGATCGACCGCTCGACGGTCGTCGCGTGCTCGTCGTCGACGACGACCCCACTCTGCTCGAGATCGCCGCCGCCTACCTCAGTGCCGCGGGCGCCGCAGTCGACACCGCCGCCGACTCGGTCACGGCGCTGCAGCTCGCCACGCAGCAGCCGCCCGACCTCGTGGTGCTCGACCGCATGATTCCCGGCGTCGACGGCATCACCGTCGCGCACCGCCTCCGGCGCGAGTCGAGCGTGCCGATCATCATGCTCACCGCGCTCGCAGAACCCGAACACCGCATCGAAGGTCTCGAGGCGGGCGTCGACGACTATGTGGCGAAGCCCTTCTCACCGCGCGAGCTGGTGCTGCGCGCCGAAGCGCTGCTGAGGCGTGCTCGAGCCGGGGGCGAACCAGAGAGCGATGTCGTGCTCGGGCGGCTGCGCCTCGACGCCGCACGACGAGAGCTGCGACTCGACGGCACGGCGCTCGCGCTCACCGCTCGCGAATACGACCTGCTCGCCTACCTGGCGCGACGCCCCGACCGCACAATCAGCCGAGACGAGTTGCTCGCCGACGTGTGGGGGTGGACGATCGGAGACGTGTCGACCATCACCGTGCACGTTCGACGCCTGCGCGAGAAGCTCGAGGCCGACGCGGGGGCTCCGGAGATCATCCAGACCGTCTGGGGGGTCGGCTACCGACTGAACAGCAGCGCCCTCGACGACGACGCGGAGCCCTCACGATGA
- a CDS encoding sensor histidine kinase KdpD: MTAGDYGQVIATSAVVALAVGAIALVLLRLTRRAPLFVHVVVIVAAAVAAVGGGIAVTASAMYISDDDTRVALAVTATSGVVSLIMAAVLAMGLARDARGLGRDARMLGAGEQVTPRQRSTAELHAVQNELVDSSERLLAARDASERAEQARRDLVERIAHDLLAPLASIRAIAETLEDGMSAEPERHARQLGSHVTRLTALIGDLFALSRIDAGSLTITPERVSLSDLASDVVADYAPLAAHHEVTLRVVDGPGVTADVDPREFSRALTNVLINAIEHSPAGASVTVGVDTVGGDEERARVTVRDHGPGVDADDLPKLGVAGWRATSARSTPRVGIAGGAGLGLAITHAIVTAHGGEVVATNAEPGLAVSLLLPVRA; encoded by the coding sequence ATGACGGCTGGCGACTACGGCCAAGTGATCGCGACGTCGGCCGTCGTCGCGCTGGCGGTCGGCGCGATCGCCCTCGTGCTCTTGCGGCTCACGCGGCGCGCACCCCTGTTCGTGCACGTGGTCGTCATCGTGGCGGCCGCCGTCGCCGCCGTGGGCGGAGGCATCGCCGTGACGGCGAGCGCCATGTACATCTCAGACGACGACACTCGAGTCGCGCTCGCCGTGACGGCCACGAGCGGCGTCGTGTCGCTCATCATGGCGGCGGTGCTCGCCATGGGCCTCGCGAGAGACGCGCGCGGCCTCGGCCGAGACGCGCGGATGCTCGGCGCCGGCGAGCAGGTGACCCCCCGGCAGCGGTCGACCGCCGAACTGCACGCCGTGCAGAACGAACTGGTCGACTCGAGTGAGCGGCTGCTCGCCGCTCGAGACGCCTCAGAGCGGGCAGAGCAAGCCAGGCGCGACCTCGTCGAACGCATCGCCCACGACCTGCTGGCACCCCTCGCGAGCATTCGCGCGATCGCCGAGACACTCGAAGACGGCATGTCTGCCGAGCCCGAACGGCACGCTCGACAGCTGGGGTCTCACGTGACGCGGCTCACCGCGCTCATCGGCGACCTGTTCGCACTCTCGCGCATCGACGCCGGGTCGCTCACGATCACCCCCGAGCGGGTCTCGCTCAGCGACCTGGCGAGCGACGTCGTGGCCGACTACGCCCCGCTCGCCGCGCACCATGAGGTGACCCTGCGGGTGGTCGACGGCCCCGGCGTCACCGCCGACGTCGACCCGCGCGAGTTCAGCCGCGCTCTCACCAACGTGCTCATCAATGCGATCGAGCACTCGCCCGCGGGGGCGAGCGTGACCGTTGGGGTCGACACCGTGGGCGGCGACGAGGAGCGCGCTCGCGTGACCGTGCGCGACCACGGCCCCGGTGTCGACGCCGACGACCTGCCGAAGCTCGGCGTGGCCGGGTGGCGGGCCACCTCGGCTCGATCGACTCCTCGCGTCGGCATCGCTGGCGGAGCAGGACTCGGTCTCGCCATCACCCACGCGATCGTCACCGCGCACGGCGGCGAGGTCGTCGCGACGAACGCCGAGCCGGGGCTCGCCGTGTCGCTGCTGCTGCCCGTGCGGGCTTAG
- a CDS encoding 1,4-dihydroxy-2-naphthoate polyprenyltransferase — MATTKKARAKRPAKKTTKRTNPAKATAASGNPAKVAAATWRDWVAGARLRTLSLAISPVAMGTAVAYYTLGYNLAIALLCLGVAVFLQIGVNFANDYSDGVRGTDALRVGPTRLTGSGAAKPRTVLTVALVFFALAAAAGIAIVVLTTIWWLLAVGAVALAAAWFYTGGKKPYGYAGFGELVAFIFFGLVATVGTTYVQIEQLPLEAVFAGVIAGLFAAAILLVNNIRDREYDARVGKKTLAVRFGDLPSRIVFVVLLAGVYGMLVPFALLFTWAPLVYFTLLITAPVALIVLMARTPGELVLALKLTSLAALVTGVALAAAIAF, encoded by the coding sequence GTGGCTACGACGAAAAAGGCGCGAGCGAAGAGGCCCGCCAAGAAGACGACCAAGCGCACGAACCCCGCGAAGGCGACGGCGGCATCGGGCAACCCGGCCAAGGTGGCCGCGGCGACCTGGCGCGACTGGGTGGCGGGTGCGCGACTGCGCACCCTGAGCCTGGCTATCTCGCCCGTGGCGATGGGTACCGCGGTGGCGTACTACACGCTCGGCTACAACCTGGCGATCGCCCTGCTGTGCCTCGGGGTTGCGGTCTTCTTGCAGATCGGCGTCAACTTCGCCAACGACTACAGCGATGGCGTGCGCGGAACCGATGCCCTGCGTGTGGGGCCGACGCGCCTCACCGGTTCGGGTGCGGCGAAGCCCCGCACGGTGCTCACCGTGGCTCTCGTCTTCTTCGCGCTCGCGGCGGCGGCTGGCATCGCGATCGTCGTGCTGACCACCATCTGGTGGCTGCTCGCGGTCGGTGCCGTCGCCCTCGCGGCGGCCTGGTTCTACACCGGCGGCAAGAAGCCCTACGGCTATGCCGGGTTCGGCGAGCTGGTCGCGTTCATCTTCTTCGGTCTCGTCGCCACCGTCGGCACGACCTATGTGCAGATCGAGCAGCTGCCGCTCGAGGCCGTCTTCGCCGGCGTCATCGCGGGTCTCTTCGCCGCGGCGATTCTGCTCGTCAACAACATTCGCGATCGAGAATATGACGCTCGAGTGGGCAAGAAGACGCTCGCGGTGCGGTTCGGCGATCTGCCATCGCGCATCGTCTTCGTCGTGCTGCTCGCGGGCGTCTACGGCATGCTCGTGCCGTTCGCGCTGCTGTTCACGTGGGCGCCGCTCGTCTACTTCACGTTGCTCATCACGGCACCCGTGGCGCTCATCGTGCTGATGGCGCGCACGCCGGGCGAGCTCGTGCTCGCCCTCAAGCTCACGTCACTCGCGGCGCTCGTCACGGGTGTGGCGCTCGCCGCGGCGATCGCGTTCTAA